Proteins found in one Drosophila innubila isolate TH190305 chromosome X, UK_Dinn_1.0, whole genome shotgun sequence genomic segment:
- the LOC117785433 gene encoding zinc finger protein 664 isoform X2, with protein sequence MLKQCLINVDFSRLHAKQQSRPKCGEIFYESDNEYCSFQLVCCLCEMKHFAFDDFSMHIRNVHFDKNGKPRTTTQQTVNTHPEQQLQFINSTSQSVLEGITNNDNEFLSDEAESDEDADIADALDKTALRICAFNEVKPEPAPAKIESAHFECNSQSEDELDADCSTTAGQEFSDAEADDAESDLETQSVFQQRQLKEYNCEYCAGKYTTIKYLNIHLKMSHPHPKGFKCNDCDATFDVDRALESHRRKVHTEFTCKLCDKIYKSSRTLLRHVQGHSGLRQFKCDYDNCGKSFVSQHNLTSHRRVHSTDRNYVCELCGYRSRYRDALIVHRRTHTGEKPFKCDTCARCFASKSLLNEHQAMHSTDRPYKCDKCEATFSRPKALYHHKHLHLGIKKFKCKICGNAYAQAAGLSAHMRNHKSQAVNGIAEGGTTSTTMCPPY encoded by the exons ATGTTAAAGCAGTGTCTTATCAATGTGGACTTTTCGCGGCTGCATGCCAAGCAGCAATCACGCCCCAAATGTGGTGAGATATTCTACGAAAGCGATAATGAATACTGCAGCTTCCAATTGGTTTGTTGTCTGTGCGAAAtgaaacattttgcatttgacgATTTTTCAATGCACATACGAAATGTGCACTTTGACAAAAATGGCAAACCACGCACAACAACCCAACAGACAGTCAACACACATCCTGAACAACAGCTGCAGTTCATTAACTCAACTTCGCAGTCCGTGCTCGAAGGGATTACCAATAATGACAATGAATTTCTGTCGGATGAGGCTGAGTCTGATGAGGACGCTGACATTGCAGATGCATTGGACAAGACGGCATTACGGATCTGCGCATTTAATGAAGTCAAACCTGAGCCGGCACCGGCGAAAATTGAGAGTGCGCACTTTGAGTGCAATTCTCAAAGCGAAGATGAACTGGACGCTGACTGCAGCACAACAGCTGGTCAAGAGTTTAGCGATGCTGAAGCTGATGACGCTGAAAGCGATCTGGAAACTCAATCCGTATTTCAA CAACGCCAGCTAAAGGAGTACAATTGTGAATATTGTGCGGGAAAGTACACAACTATCAAATACCTAAATATTCACCTCAAGATGAGTCATCCACATCCCAAGGGCTTCAAGTGCAATGATTGTGATGCCACATTTGATGTGGATCGCGCCTTGGAGTCGCATCGACGCAAGGTACATACGGAATTCACCTGTAAATTGTGCGACAAGATCTACAAAAGCTCACGGACACTATTGCGACATGTCCAGGGACACTCGGGATTGCGACAGTTCAAATGTGATTACGATAACTGTGGCAAATCCTTTGTTAGCCAGCACAATCTCACCTCGCATCGACGTGTTCACAGCACGGATCGGAATTACGTATGTGAATTGTGTGGTTATCGTTCACGATATAGGGATGCATTGATTGTCCATCGTCGCACACATACGGGCGAGAAGCCTTTCAAGTGTGACACCTGTGCACGTTGCTTTGCCTCCAAATCCCTGCTGAACGAGCATCAGGCCATGCACTCCACCGACCGACCATACAAATGTGATAAATGCGAGGCAACCTTCTCCCGTCCCAAGGCTCTCTATCATCACAAGCATCTGCACCTGGGCATCAAGAAGTTCAAGTGCAAGATCTGCGGTAATGCCTATGCCCAGGCAGCGGGTCTATCCGCCCATATGCGGAATCACAAATCTCAGGCGGTCAATGGTATCGCTGAGGGCGGAACTACGAGCACAACAATGTGTCCTCCTTATTAG
- the LOC117783529 gene encoding guanine nucleotide-binding protein subunit beta-5, translated as MSESAVPASSANANEKMASLLKEAENLKTKLEEERQKLNDVNLSNIAERLEQIAYVNIKPRKVLKGHQAKVLCTDWSPDKRHIISSSQDGRLIIWDAFTTNKEHAVTMPTTWIMACAYAPSGNFVACGGLDNKVTVYPITSDEEMAAKKRTVGTHTSYMSCCIYPNSDQQILTGSGDSTCALWDVESGQLLQSFHGHSGDVMAIDLAPNETGNTFVSGSCDRMAFIWDMRSGHVVQSFEGHQSDVNSVKFHPCGDAIATGSDDSSCRLYDMRADREVAVFAKESIIFGVNSVDFSVSGRLLFAGYNDYTVNLWDTLKSERVCLLYGHENKVSCVQVSPDGTALSTGSWDYTIRVWA; from the coding sequence ATGTCGGAGAGCGCCGTTCCAGCTAGCAGTGCCAATGCCAATGAGAAGATGGCCAGCTTGCTGAAGGAGGcggaaaatttgaaaacaaaactggAAGAGGAGCGCCAAAAGCTGAACGATGTTAATCTATCAAATATTGCGGAAAGATTGGAGCAAATCGCATATGTGAATATCAAGCCACGCAAGGTGTTAAAGGGTCATCAGGCGAAAGTGCTGTGCACCGACTGGAGTCCCGATAAGCGACACATTATCTCATCCTCGCAGGATGGCCGATTAATCATATGGGATGCGTTTACCACAAACAAAGAGCACGCTGTCACCATGCCCACCACCTGGATAATGGCATGTGCGTATGCGCCATCCGGCAATTTTGTTGCTTGCGGTGGTTTGGACAATAAGGTGACCGTTTATCCGATCACATCGGATGAGGAAATGGCTGCCAAGAAGCGCACAGTGGGCACACACACCAGCTACATGTCATGCTGCATCTATCCGAACTCCGATCAACAAATACTCACCGGCAGTGGTGATTCGACGTGCGCTTTGTGGGATGTGGAATCGGGACAGTTGCTGCAAAGTTTCCATGGCCATTCCGGTGATGTGATGGCCATTGATTTGGCGCCAAACGAGACGGGCAACACATTTGTCTCCGGCAGCTGTGATCGCATGGCCTTCATTTGGGACATGCGATCCGGCCATGTGGTGCAATCATTTGAGGGCCATCAATCGGACGTGAATAGCGTTAAATTCCATCCCTGTGGCGATGCCATTGCCACCGGTTCCGACGACAGCAGCTGCCGCCTATATGACATGCGTGCCGATCGCGAGGTCGCCGTATTTGCCAAGGAGAGCATCATCTTTGGCGTCAACTCGGTGGACTTTTCGGTCAGCGGACGTCTACTCTTTGCCGGCTACAATGACTACACTGTTAACCTGTGGGATACGCTCAAATCGGAGCGTGTCTGCCTTCTGTACGGCCATGAGAACAAGGTGTCCTGCGTTCAGGTCTCACCCGACGGCACGGCGTTATCCACCGGAAGCTGGGACTACACCATACGCGTCTGGGCCTAA
- the LOC117780595 gene encoding zinc finger protein 92, whose amino-acid sequence MIKLHRPTDIASYYNFRCGDVLCVGPTSYNVCCALCGQRVPYDGFPQHFRQEHLMGRETATETETETEDCKLFNAQEAQEEQHLDAPVEVEEEVEPMTIKCENDPIAHDASNESNHHVHVDLAQIALLDQDQDQEYETDKDVDAIATRRRRRATVLKTENKAQWDENQLEWMTAEGSEVNEENSATDDNDEQEDNTRDMLFQCDQCERAYNTKRSLQSHKRSKHNDGKPRSKHMTPMDAAGSALDRHKKQRKGPAKIYKCAEIECNQTFRTERDLRGHRWKHTGIFCDICGKPFTQSGNMMRHRQRHSGIKPYKCQQTDCAATFYTQKELTSHNICHTGRMPCICEICGRPCRDRGVLTAHMRRHTGERPAKCEVCDKSFYSFHDLNVHAVSHTNLRPFVCDVCGSTFQRKKALRVHKLLHSEQRKYCCKLCNKSFAQSGGLNAHMRTHESARTKTKSKSTSLLTASTVVELTTPIQITIEHENENEIGNENENVSNEEMLQEAVTIELIQEEQASHVEVVDLASAGSWHVT is encoded by the coding sequence ATGATTAAACTGCATCGACCAACGGATATTGCATCCTATTACAATTTTCGTTGCGGCGATGTTCTCTGCGTTGGCCCAACCAGTTATAACGTCTGCTGCGCGCTTTGTGGTCAGCGGGTGCCATATGATGGATTTCCACAACACTTCCGACAGGAGCATTTGATGGGAAGGGAAACGgcgacggagacggagacggaaaCTGAAGACTGCAAGCTGTTCAATGCACAAGAGGCACAAGAGGAACAACATCTGGATGCGCCagtggaggtggaggaggaggtTGAACCAATGACAATCAAGTGCGAGAATGATCCCATTGCACACGATGCAAGCAACGAGTCCAATCATCATGTGCATGTCGATTTGGCGCAAATAGCGCTGCTCGACCAGGATCAGGACCAGGAATACGAGACTGACAAGGATGTAGACGCAATTGCAACGCGACGGCGACGACGCGCCACTGTATTAAAGACCGAAAATAAAGCACAGTGGGATGAAAATCAGCTGGAGTGGATGACAGCGGAGGGCAGCGAAGTCAATGAGGAGAATTCAGCGACTGACGATAATGATGAGCAGGAGGACAACACCAGGGACATGCTCTTCCAGTGCGATCAATGTGAACGGGCCTACAACACCAAGCGGAGCCTGCAGAGCCACAAGCGCAGCAAGCACAATGATGGCAAGCCAAGGAGCAAGCACATGACTCCAATGGATGCAGCAGGATCAGCGCTGGACAGGCACAAGAAACAGCGCAAGGGTCCGGCTAAGATCTACAAATGCGCTGAGATTGAATGCAATCAAACGTTTCGCACGGAGCGAGATTTACGTGGTCATCGCTGGAAGCATACGGGCATCTTTTGCGATATTTGTGGTAAACCCTTTACCCAGTCCGGCAATATGATGCGTCATCGTCAGCGGCACAGTGGCATTAAGCCCTACAAATGCCAGCAGACGGACTGTGCAGCCACATTCTATACGCAAAAGGAACTGACATCCCACAACATTTGTCACACCGGACGCATGCCGTGCATCTGTGAGATTTGCGGTCGTCCATGTCGTGATCGGGGCGTTCTTACTGCCCATATGCGTCGACACACTGGGGAACGGCCGGCCAAGTGTGAGGTGTGCGACAAGTCATTCTATAGCTTCCATGATCTTAATGTGCACGCCGTCTCTCACACGAATCTGCGTCCGTTTGTCTGTGATGTGTGCGGCTCCACGTTTCAGCGCAAGAAGGCGTTGCGTGTCCACAAGCTGTTGCACTCGGAGCAGCGTAAATATTGCTGCAAGCTATGCAATAAATCATTTGCTCAATCCGGCGGATTAAATGCCCACATGCGCACCCACGAATCCGCAAGAACAAAGACTAAATCAAAGTCCACATCGCTGCTCACAGCATCCACAGTGGTAGAGCTAACGACTCCCATCCAAATTACAATTGAGCATGAGAACGAGAATGAGAttgggaatgagaatgagaatgtcAGCAACGAGGAGATGCTGCAAGAGGCGGTCACCATTGAGCTGATACAGGAGGAGCAGGCATCCCATGTCGAGGTTGTCGATTTGGCGTCTGCTGGCAGCTGGCATGTCACATAA
- the LOC117788276 gene encoding gastrula zinc finger protein XlCGF71.1-like yields MLKINRQWKQLERTLKWNAWKKQCLYCHETCEPQSLNQSKRRPYKPRNKPNMCTYCGRTFRRRYLLDTHINIHTGRKPHQCEMCGKQFRAVSTLTRHLRTHEQRKEQQCKHCEKLFTHRSALLSHEMRHTQIRRFACSSCDKCFYTRNQMDTHRRKLHANVAAADASDTIAAPTNLPFACDLCSNCYRSASMLSTHKLKKHYRLAKYRCEQCDKKFVDAERLQQHQLIHVNPEALIK; encoded by the exons ATGCTGAAGATCAACAGACAGTGGAAGCAACTGGAAAGGACCCTGAAATGGAATGCCTGGAAGAAGCAATGCTTGTACTGCCA CGAGACGTGTGAACCACAATCGCTTAATCAATCCAAGCGTCGTCCTTATAAGCCGCGCAACAAGCCAAATATGTGCACATATTGTGGACGGACATTTCGGCGTCGTTATTTGCTggacacacacataaacatacacaCTGGCCGCAAGCCGCATCAGTGTGAAATGTGCGGCAAACAGTTTCGTGCCGTTTCCACATTAACGCGACACTTGCGAACGCACGAACAGCGCAAGGAGCAACAGTGTAAACATTGCGAAAAGCTTTTCACCCATCGCAGTGCTTTGCTTAGCCATGAAATGCGACACACGCAGATTCGTCGCTTCGCCTGCAGCAGCTGTGATAAATGCTTCTATACGCGCAATCAAATGGATACTCATCGCCGTAAACTGCATGCAAATGTCGCTGCTGCCGATGCGTCTGACACAATTGCCGCACCCACGAATTTACCGTTTGCCTGCGATCTGTGTAGCAATTGTTATCGCAGTGCATCCATGTTGAGCACTCACAAGCTTAAGAAGCATTATCGATTGGCCAAATACCGTTGCGAGCAATGCGATAAGAAGTTTGTAGATGCCGAACGCttgcagcaacatcagctAATCCATGTCAATCCTGAAGCCCTAATAAAATAA
- the LOC117785433 gene encoding zinc finger protein 664 isoform X1 codes for MLKQCLINVDFSRLHAKQQSRPKCGEIFYESDNEYCSFQLVCCLCEMKHFAFDDFSMHIRNVHFDKNGKPRTTTQQTVNTHPEQQLQFINSTSQSVLEGITNNDNEFLSDEAESDEDADIADALDKTALRICAFNEVKPEPAPAKIESAHFECNSQSEDELDADCSTTAGQEFSDAEADDAESDLETQSVFQKQRQLKEYNCEYCAGKYTTIKYLNIHLKMSHPHPKGFKCNDCDATFDVDRALESHRRKVHTEFTCKLCDKIYKSSRTLLRHVQGHSGLRQFKCDYDNCGKSFVSQHNLTSHRRVHSTDRNYVCELCGYRSRYRDALIVHRRTHTGEKPFKCDTCARCFASKSLLNEHQAMHSTDRPYKCDKCEATFSRPKALYHHKHLHLGIKKFKCKICGNAYAQAAGLSAHMRNHKSQAVNGIAEGGTTSTTMCPPY; via the exons ATGTTAAAGCAGTGTCTTATCAATGTGGACTTTTCGCGGCTGCATGCCAAGCAGCAATCACGCCCCAAATGTGGTGAGATATTCTACGAAAGCGATAATGAATACTGCAGCTTCCAATTGGTTTGTTGTCTGTGCGAAAtgaaacattttgcatttgacgATTTTTCAATGCACATACGAAATGTGCACTTTGACAAAAATGGCAAACCACGCACAACAACCCAACAGACAGTCAACACACATCCTGAACAACAGCTGCAGTTCATTAACTCAACTTCGCAGTCCGTGCTCGAAGGGATTACCAATAATGACAATGAATTTCTGTCGGATGAGGCTGAGTCTGATGAGGACGCTGACATTGCAGATGCATTGGACAAGACGGCATTACGGATCTGCGCATTTAATGAAGTCAAACCTGAGCCGGCACCGGCGAAAATTGAGAGTGCGCACTTTGAGTGCAATTCTCAAAGCGAAGATGAACTGGACGCTGACTGCAGCACAACAGCTGGTCAAGAGTTTAGCGATGCTGAAGCTGATGACGCTGAAAGCGATCTGGAAACTCAATCCGTATTTCAA AAGCAACGCCAGCTAAAGGAGTACAATTGTGAATATTGTGCGGGAAAGTACACAACTATCAAATACCTAAATATTCACCTCAAGATGAGTCATCCACATCCCAAGGGCTTCAAGTGCAATGATTGTGATGCCACATTTGATGTGGATCGCGCCTTGGAGTCGCATCGACGCAAGGTACATACGGAATTCACCTGTAAATTGTGCGACAAGATCTACAAAAGCTCACGGACACTATTGCGACATGTCCAGGGACACTCGGGATTGCGACAGTTCAAATGTGATTACGATAACTGTGGCAAATCCTTTGTTAGCCAGCACAATCTCACCTCGCATCGACGTGTTCACAGCACGGATCGGAATTACGTATGTGAATTGTGTGGTTATCGTTCACGATATAGGGATGCATTGATTGTCCATCGTCGCACACATACGGGCGAGAAGCCTTTCAAGTGTGACACCTGTGCACGTTGCTTTGCCTCCAAATCCCTGCTGAACGAGCATCAGGCCATGCACTCCACCGACCGACCATACAAATGTGATAAATGCGAGGCAACCTTCTCCCGTCCCAAGGCTCTCTATCATCACAAGCATCTGCACCTGGGCATCAAGAAGTTCAAGTGCAAGATCTGCGGTAATGCCTATGCCCAGGCAGCGGGTCTATCCGCCCATATGCGGAATCACAAATCTCAGGCGGTCAATGGTATCGCTGAGGGCGGAACTACGAGCACAACAATGTGTCCTCCTTATTAG
- the LOC117780602 gene encoding TNF receptor-associated factor 6 — protein MQRTQQEQKQLKLQQQTEQQQQHHHHHHHHHQQQQQQHNSNGTRIASSSNTTPTSTTTNAATVGGGVSGGVGASGVTPPRTLALNQNYAASDTSGEHDGDADYPDSRYECAICIDWLNEPVLTSCGHRFCKSCLSDWLQNHNQCCPLDNKQLSAEHDIFPDNYTRREIEQLKHKCPNSPHGCAVVASPIELHRHLPSCPYRRQQQQQQPLEEKCPFASIKCDFVGRPETNQLEEHLKTDMPHHMQLMLQAFQQTAIATWQPHKPHENGHKTGQLPPPPQYANGVDEQIVQTMYQRIVVLEQRAREQETRIENLHKQLRRQQPIDARYSNGTIVWQIEQLGALVERLRANANNQAYSHECYTSPYGYKFCARLNIQPRKPHLLSLHVHLMQSENDFHLDWPFKGRIKLCMVHPGDANLSQHDTIMTKPEILAFHQPREAISTRGFGFIEYANISNIMHLGFCADDRLLIKIDINIV, from the coding sequence ATGCAGCGAACTCAACaagagcaaaagcaattgaagctgcaacagcaaacggagcagcagcaacagcatcatcatcatcatcaccaccatcaccaacaacaacagcaacaacataataGCAATGGCACACGAATTGCAAGTAGTAGCAATACCACGcccacatcaacaacaacgaatgCGGCTACTGTTGGTGGGGGTGTGAGTGGTGGTGTTGGGGCATCAGGAGTGACACCGCCTCGTACCCTGGCATTGAATCAGAACTATGCCGCCTCAGATACATCGGGGGAGCATGATGGCGATGCGGATTATCCGGATTCGCGTTACGAATGCGCCATATGCATCGATTGGTTAAATGAGCCCGTGTTGACATCATGTGGTCATCGGTTCTGCAAGAGTTGCCTCAGCGATTGGCTGCAGAATCACAATCAGTGCTGTCCATTGGATAATAAGCAACTGTCGGCGGAGCACGATATCTTTCCGGATAACTATACGCGCCGTGAGATTGAGCAATTGAAGCACAAGTGCCCAAATTCACCACATGGCTGTGCCGTTGTTGCCTCGCCCATTGAGCTGCATCGTCATTTGCCCAGTTGTCCGTACcgccgccagcagcagcaacaacagccgctGGAGGAGAAGTGTCCATTTGCGAGCATCAAGTGTGATTTCGTTGGACGGCCCGAGACCAATCAGCTGGAGGAGCATCTCAAAACGGATATGCCACATCACATGCAACTCATGTTGCAGGCATTCCAACAAACAGCCATTGCCACCTGGCAGCCACACAAGCCGCATGAAAATGGCCATAAAACCGGACAattgccaccgccaccgcaaTATGCGAATGGTGTGGATGAGCAAATCGTACAGACCATGTACCAGAGAATTGTGGTGCTGGAGCAGCGGGCACGGGAGCAGGAGACCCGCATCGAGAATCTTCACAAGCAACTGCGACGCCAGCAACCGATCGATGCACGTTATAGCAACGGCACCATCGTCTGGCAGATTGAACAGTTGGGTGCACTGGTGGAACGGCTGCGTGCCAATGCGAATAATCAAGCGTATTCGCATGAATGCTATACATCTCCATATGGCTACAAGTTCTGTGCCCGCCTCAATATCCAACCACGTAAACCGCATTTGCTCAGTTTGCATGTGCATCTGATGCAATCGGAGAATGATTTCCATTTGGATTGGCCATTCAAGGGCAGGATTAAGCTGTGCATGGTGCATCCTGGGGATGCGAATCTATCCCAACATGATACCATCATGACAAAACCAGAGATACTTGCCTTCCATCAGCCACGTGAGGCGATCAGCACTCGGGGATTTGGATTTATCGAGTATGCCAACATATCGAACATCATGCACTTGGGCTTCTGTGCCGACGATCGACTCTTGATCAAGATTGACATCAATATTGTCTAA
- the LOC117788189 gene encoding gastrula zinc finger protein XlCGF26.1: MLKALKPDTFAGVANAKCGEVYFQSLNSYRIDCAFCEIKSFVFADFLLHIQNEHFENELLKTETLQPKQEQSMTQQVNVSSWHEVNNGADHSENEFNADTKPDNDTGEDEDHDEDDEVVDPVDVSSSAIAIMKWDNGRESVRHTRALKVDYNEESDMEHTDSEQSKSLKVKKEQLACTHCDKSYQSKKLLKRHMERQHRFDVDSVSDFNGEADIEVDVDIDVDEDYVPPKVHSSKPSSEYKCEHCDKVYQGKYTLRQHMKRDHDHANLTEPESFICVECNAQLPRLRLLDEHMLKVHGGAACVICGRRYKTRHDLKRHQLLHSNERNVACNYPGCEKRFFTIHHLRNHSKVHSEQKNFVCESCGYSCRNKETLRVHLRSHTGERPFGCKVCDKHFPSHSGLREHMAMHSTERPHVCKVCGATFSRQKGLYHHKFLHTATKQFVCKLCGNAYAQAAGLAGHMRKHRNDELNLSHF; this comes from the coding sequence ATGCTTAAAGCACTCAAGCCGGACACATTCGCTGGCGTTGCGAATGCCAAGTGCGGTGAGGTGTATTTCCAGAGCTTAAACAGTTATCGCATTGACTGCGCCTTCTGTGAAATTAAGAGTTTCGTGTTTGCCGATTTTCTGCTGCACATACAGAACGAGCACTTTGAGAATGAGCTGCTCAAGACAGAGACACTGCAGCCGAAGCAGGAGCAGTCGATGACACAACAAGTCAATGTCAGTTCCTGGCATGAAGTCAACAATGGAGCCGACCACAGTGAGAATGAATTTAATGCTGACACTAAACCGGACAACGATACTGGTGAGGATGAGGATcacgatgaggatgatgaggTTGTGGATCCAGTTGATGTGTCCAGCAGTGCCATAGCTATCATGAAATGGGACAACGGCAGGGAGTCAGTGCGTCACACGCGCGCCTTGAAAGTCGACTACAATGAGGAGTCCGATATGGAGCACACAGATTCGGAGCAGAGTAAATCACTTAAGGTCAAGAAGGAGCAGCTGGCCTGCACGCACTGTGACAAAAGCTATCAAAGCAAAAAGTTGCTAAAGCGTCACATGGAACGACAGCACAGATTTGACGTGGATTCAGTCTCAGATTTCAACGGTGAGGCTGATATAGAAGTAGATGTAGATATAGACGTGGACGAGGACTACGTGCCTCCCAAAGTGCACAGTTCGAAGCCCTCCAGCGAATACAAATGCGAGCACTGCGACAAAGTCTATCAGGGCAAATACACGCTGCGACAACATATGAAACGGGATCATGATCATGCCAACCTGACCGAACCCGAATCCTTCATCTGCGTGGAGTGCAATGCACAATTGCCACGACTGCGACTTCTCGACGAGCACATGCTGAAGGTGCACGGCGGTGCGGCATGTGTGATCTGTGGCCGAAGGTACAAGACACGCCACGACCTGAAGCGTCATCAGTTGCTGCACTCGAATGAGCGTAATGTGGCATGCAATTATCCGGGATGCGAGAAGCGTTTCTTTACCATCCACCACTTGCGCAATCACAGCAAAGTCCACTCCGAGCAGAAGAACTTTGTATGCGAAAGCTGTGGCTACAGTTGTCGCAACAAGGAAACATTACGTGTCCATTTGCGGAGTCACACCGGCGAGCGACCATTTGGCTGCAAGGTGTGCGACAAGCATTTCCCCTCCCATTCCGGACTGCGGGAGCACATGGCCATGCACTCGACGGAACGGCCGCATGTCTGCAAGGTGTGCGGTGCAACATTCTCCCGCCAAAAGGGACTCTATCATCACAAGTTCCTGCACACGGCCACCAAGCAATTTGTGTGCAAATTGTGTGGCAATGCCTATGCACAGGCAGCTGGTCTGGCTGGACACATGCGCAAGCATCGCAATGATGAGCTCAACCTGTCACATTTCTAA
- the LOC117785446 gene encoding zinc finger protein 202-like — translation MDSEAFQEVEKDALRHMCEYCGYRTRIRGNLLVHKRRHTGEKPFCCNICNATFAAQYQLTTHKELHIDAHQRRSRHMCQDCNLGFLSARALYHHRPLHADVKKYKCTMCDKSYAQAAGYAQHKRWHRQHNERATSTTKSVEAND, via the exons ATGGACAGCGAAGCATTT caaGAGGTCGAGAAAGATGCACTGCGTCATATGTGCGAGTATTGTGGCTATAGGACACGTATACGTGGAAATCTATTAGTTCACAAGCGACGACATACGGGTGAGAAACCCTTTTGTTGTAATATATGTAATGCAACATTTGCGGCACAATATCAACTGACAACACATAAGGAGCTGCACATTGATGCCCATCAGCGGCGTAGTCGTCACATGTGCCAGGATTGCAATTTGGGATTTTTGAGTGCGCGCGCTCTATATCACCATAGGCCGCTACATGCAGatgttaagaaatataaatgtacAATGTGTGATAAATCCTATGCACAGGCAGCTGGTTATGCGCAGCACAAGCGTTGGCACCGTCAACACAACGAGCGGGCAACAAGTACAACGAAATCTGTTGAAGCAAACGATTAA
- the LOC117780626 gene encoding acidic phospholipase A2 PA4, with product MAFLNKFNCNYIYVLCLIICAWQMCVAKQLPLPANVAAAAAATGSTINVGRSNGTSSNNSGADSDAGVHQRRHESYVADIDDESVAAVSVAVGERSQRQRRQASDWFIAPNTRWCGKGNLANGTYNQLGGASMADKCCRKHDHCKKYIPALSNRYDLFNYRPYTLSHCSCDRRFRTCLKMASDEDANTIGKLFFNMVQTQCFILKTESICLQHGTGDTCLKMELRTKAYLKDNLKF from the coding sequence atggcattcttaaacaaattcaattgcaattacatCTATGTATTGTGCCTAATTATTTGCGCCTGGCAGATGTGCGTGGCCAAACAGTTGCCGTTGCCCGCCaatgtcgctgccgctgccgccgccacGGGCTCAACAATAAATGTTGGCAGAAGCAAtggcaccagcagcaacaacagtggcGCCGACAGCGACGCTGGCGTCCATCAACGACGTCACGAATCGTATGTTGCTGACATTGATGACGAAAGTGTTGCTGcagtttcagttgcagttggcgAGCGcagtcaacgtcaacgtcgacaGGCTTCGGATTGGTTTATTGCACCAAATACACGTTGGTGCGGTAAGGGTAACTTGGCCAATGGCACATATAATCAATTGGGCGGCGCATCGATGGCCGATAAATGCTGTCGGAAGCATGATCATTGCAAGAAATATATACCGGCCTTGTCAAATCGTTACGACCTATTCAATTATCGCCCCTACACATTGTCGCACTGCAGCTGCGATCGACGTTTTCGCACCTGCCTGAAAATGGCCAGCGATGAGGATGCCAATACAATTGGCAAGCTATTCTTCAATATGGTGCAAACACAATGTTTTATCCTCAAAACGGAGAGCATTTGCCTTCAGCATGGCACCGGCGACACCTGCCTCAAAATGGAACTGCGCACCAAGGCCTACCTTAAGGATAATCTCAAGTTTTAG